The proteins below are encoded in one region of Lytechinus pictus isolate F3 Inbred chromosome 11, Lp3.0, whole genome shotgun sequence:
- the LOC129271901 gene encoding deleted in malignant brain tumors 1 protein-like: MLGFDGALAAPGSATFGAGGGQIFFDDVDCKGTEDTLADCFHRGLGVNNCNHGSDAGTVCFRGAPFLVQLVNGSDDFEGRVEVMYDGSWGTICDDEWDLRDARVVCKMLKFDGALAAPRSATFGQGSGDILIDDVSCESTHDNLADCYHRGIGVSNCQHEEDSGAICFTGGISEPFTVRLRNGSNASEGRVEIMYDGSWGTICGSSWDLIDARVVCRMLGFDEASAAPVSGEFGRSEGDIFLSDVQCDGTENSLADCNHAGIGVNNCNYAIDSGAICFSGVRLVGGTNNAEGRVEILHDGSWGTVCDDSWDLKEAEVVCRMLGFVGASEAPVGAHFGKGSGAIFLDEVQCNGTEIDLEHCDHDGIGVHNCAHNEDASVICIQPGIESL, from the exons ATGCTTGGATTTGATGGGGCTTTAGCCGCACCCGGTAGTGCTACCTTTGGGGCTGGAGGTGGACAAATCTTCTTTGATGACGTTGACTGCAAAGGGACGGAGGATACCCTTGCTGACTGCTTCCATCGAGGACTTGGGGTCAACAACTGCAACCATGGCAGTGATGCTGGTACTGTCTGCTTCAGAGGAG CGCCATTTCTAGTTCAGCTGGTAAATGGTTCTGACGACTTTGAAGGACGAGTAGAGGTCATGTATGATGGTTCCTGGGGAACCATCTGTGATGATGAGTGGGACCTGAGAGATGCTAGAGTCGTGTGTAAAATGTTAAAGTTTGATGGAGCGTTAGCCGCACCACGCTCTGCTACATTTGGTCAGGGTTCAGGAGACATACTTATTGATGATGTATCCTGTGAGAGTACACATGACAACCTGGCAGACTGTTATCATCGAGGAATTGGTGTTTCAAATTGTCAACACGAAGAAGATTCTGGAGCTATTTGTTTCACAGGAGGTATAAGCG AACCATTCACAGTTCGTCTCAGGAATGGATCAAATGCGTCGGAGGGGAGGGTAGAGATTATGTATGACGGATCCTGGGGAACCATTTGTGGCAGTAGTTGGGACCTCATCGACGCCAGAGTTGTATGCAGAATGCTGGGCTTTGATGAAGCTTCAGCAGCACCCGTTTCTGGAGAGTTTGGCCGAAGTGAAGGCGACATTTTCCTTTCTGATGTCCAGTGTGACGGCACAGAAAACAGTCTGGCAGATTGCAATCACGCAGGCATAGGGGTCAACAATTGCAACTACGCCATTGATTCGGGTGCTATCTGTTTCTCAGGAG TACGTCTAGTTGGAGGAACTAATAACGCTGAAGGCAGAGTGGAGATTTTACACGATGGCTCCTGGGGAACTGTATGTGATGATTCTTGGGATCTCAAAGAAGCGGAGGTCGTTTGCAGAATGTTAGGATTTGTTGGGGCTTCGGAAGCTCCGGTTGGTGCTCACTTTGGTAAAGGATCTGGGGCCATCTTTCTCGATGAAGTGCAGTGCAATGGAACTGAAATCGATCTTGAACATTGTGATCATGACGGCATTGGTGTCCACAATTGTGCCCACAACGAAGATGCCAGTGTTATATGTATCCAACCAGGTATAGAATCATTGTGA